One genomic region from Streptomyces sp. Li-HN-5-11 encodes:
- a CDS encoding PHP domain-containing protein: MRIDLHTHSTASDGTDTPAELVRNAAAAGLDVVALTDHDTTRGYAEAIAALPSGLTLVTGAELSCRVDGISMHMLAYLFDPEEPALLAERELVRDDRVPRAKAMIAKLNALDVPVTWEQVARIAGDGSVGRPHIASALVELGVVPTVSDAFTDQWLADGGRAYVEKHETDPFEAIRLVKGAGGVCVFAHPAAAKRGRTVPESRIAELAAAGLDGIEVDHMDHDPDTRARLRGLARELGLLVTGSSDYHGSRKAVSLGEYTTDPEVYGEITRRATGAFPVPGTGGA; encoded by the coding sequence GTGCGCATCGACCTGCACACCCACTCCACCGCGTCCGACGGTACGGACACCCCGGCCGAGCTGGTGCGCAACGCCGCCGCGGCCGGTCTGGACGTCGTCGCGCTCACCGACCACGACACCACGCGCGGGTACGCCGAGGCGATCGCCGCGCTGCCGTCGGGGCTCACCCTCGTCACCGGCGCCGAGCTCTCCTGCCGGGTCGACGGCATCAGCATGCACATGCTGGCCTACCTCTTCGACCCCGAGGAGCCGGCGCTGCTCGCCGAGCGGGAGCTGGTCCGGGACGACCGGGTGCCGCGCGCCAAGGCCATGATCGCCAAGCTGAACGCGCTGGACGTGCCGGTCACCTGGGAGCAGGTCGCGCGGATCGCCGGCGACGGCTCGGTCGGACGGCCGCACATCGCCTCCGCCCTGGTCGAGCTCGGTGTCGTACCGACCGTGAGCGACGCCTTCACCGATCAGTGGCTGGCCGACGGAGGCCGGGCCTACGTCGAGAAGCACGAGACGGATCCCTTCGAGGCGATCCGGCTGGTCAAGGGCGCCGGTGGCGTCTGCGTCTTCGCGCACCCGGCCGCCGCCAAGCGGGGCCGTACGGTCCCGGAGTCCCGGATCGCCGAGCTGGCCGCGGCCGGGCTCGACGGCATCGAGGTCGACCACATGGACCACGACCCGGACACCCGGGCGCGGCTGCGCGGGCTGGCCAGGGAACTGGGTCTGCTCGTGACCGGCTCCAGCGACTACCACGGGAGCCGGAAGGCCGTCTCGCTGGGCGAGTACACGACGGATCCCGAGGTGTACGGGGAGATCACGCGGCGGGCCACCGGTGCGTTCCCGGTACCGGGGACCGGCGGGGCCTAG
- a CDS encoding MarC family protein, which yields MFDAAVFGSLFLTLFVIMDPPGITPIFLALTAGRPGKVQRRMAFQAVCVAGGVIAVFGVLGHQILDYLHVSVPALMIAGGLLLLLIALDLLTGKTDEPKQTKDVNVALVPLGMPLLAGPGAIVSVILAVQKADSAAAQVSVWSAILAIHVVLWLVMRYSLLIIRVIRDGGVVLVTRLAGMMLSAIAVQQIINGVLQVIRGA from the coding sequence ATGTTCGACGCCGCCGTTTTCGGCTCCCTGTTCCTGACCCTCTTCGTCATCATGGATCCCCCCGGGATCACCCCGATCTTCCTGGCGCTGACCGCCGGACGCCCCGGCAAGGTGCAGAGGCGCATGGCCTTCCAGGCCGTCTGCGTGGCCGGCGGGGTCATCGCCGTGTTCGGCGTGCTGGGGCACCAGATCCTCGACTACCTGCACGTCTCCGTCCCGGCGCTGATGATCGCCGGCGGACTGCTCCTGCTGCTCATCGCGCTCGACCTGCTCACCGGCAAGACGGACGAGCCCAAGCAGACCAAGGACGTCAACGTCGCGCTGGTCCCGCTGGGCATGCCGCTGCTGGCGGGCCCCGGTGCGATCGTGTCCGTCATCCTCGCCGTGCAGAAGGCCGACAGCGCGGCCGCCCAGGTCTCGGTGTGGTCGGCGATCCTCGCCATCCACGTCGTGCTGTGGCTGGTGATGCGGTACTCGCTGCTGATCATCCGGGTCATCAGGGACGGCGGCGTGGTCCTGGTGACGCGGCTGGCGGGCATGATGCTCTCCGCGATCGCCGTGCAGCAGATCATCAACGGGGTCCTGCAGGTGATCCGGGGCGCGTGA
- a CDS encoding NYN domain-containing protein, protein MEAMNDDLAALAGRIDRTNELLERMLAEVAKTPSTHAIFVDAGYLYAAAGRLVAGTEDRRAFDLDAEGLIDALIDRARTVFADSRLLRVYWYDGARRRIHTAEQQSIAELPDVKVRLGNLNANNQQKGVDSLIRTDLESLARHRAISDAALLGGDEDLVPAVEAAQGYGARVHLWGIEAPEGRNQAEPLLWEVDSERTLDLDFFKPYVSRRTAAAYDVTGTARPAREDVRFVGAQIAAKWLAARGRDALVELLPGHPYLPGSVDQELLVEAEGLLQYSLRGQADLRRALRDGFWEHLQTQY, encoded by the coding sequence ATGGAGGCGATGAACGACGACCTCGCGGCGCTCGCCGGCCGCATCGACCGCACGAACGAGCTGCTGGAGCGCATGCTCGCCGAGGTGGCGAAGACACCCTCGACGCATGCGATCTTCGTCGATGCCGGGTATCTCTACGCGGCCGCGGGACGGCTGGTGGCCGGGACGGAGGACCGTCGCGCCTTCGACCTGGACGCCGAAGGGCTGATCGACGCGCTCATCGACCGCGCCCGCACCGTCTTCGCCGACAGCCGGCTGCTGCGCGTCTACTGGTACGACGGCGCCCGGCGCCGCATCCACACCGCGGAACAGCAGTCGATCGCCGAACTGCCGGACGTGAAGGTCCGCCTGGGCAATCTGAACGCCAACAACCAGCAGAAGGGCGTCGATTCGCTGATCCGCACCGACCTCGAGTCACTGGCCCGGCACCGCGCCATCAGCGACGCCGCGCTGCTCGGCGGCGACGAGGACCTGGTACCGGCGGTGGAGGCGGCCCAGGGGTACGGCGCCCGGGTCCATCTGTGGGGCATCGAAGCCCCGGAGGGCCGCAACCAGGCCGAGCCGCTGCTGTGGGAGGTCGACAGCGAGCGCACGCTCGACCTCGACTTCTTCAAGCCGTACGTCTCCCGGCGCACGGCGGCCGCCTACGACGTCACGGGGACGGCCCGCCCGGCCCGGGAGGACGTCCGCTTCGTGGGCGCGCAGATCGCCGCCAAGTGGCTGGCGGCCCGGGGCCGTGACGCGCTGGTGGAACTGCTGCCCGGGCACCCCTACCTCCCCGGTTCCGTCGACCAGGAGCTGCTGGTCGAGGCCGAGGGACTGCTCCAGTACTCGCTGCGCGGCCAGGCGGACCTGCGCCGCGCACTGCGGGACGGCTTCTGGGAGCACCTGCAGACGCAGTACTAG
- a CDS encoding alpha/beta hydrolase: MSRPPTFVPPPGARAYRLRTARGEFAVVDAPVGGGAELRGTALLLPGFTGSKEDFHPLHQPLAERGYRTVAVDGRGQFESDGPTDDESAYAQEELARDVLAQAEALGTPVHLLGHSLGGQIARAAVLLDHSPFLSLTLMASGPAQISASQQERVKLLRDALGVMSMAEVWETMQAMEPPEETDTGADLDPGLEDREDLRRRWLGTKPAQLLATGRQLCVEPDRVAELAAVPLPFHVLSGSLDDTWPVSLLDEMALRLGARRTVVEGAEHSPNCEQPLATARALADFWDSTAPAARP, from the coding sequence ATGAGCAGGCCTCCTACCTTCGTCCCGCCGCCCGGGGCTCGCGCGTACCGGTTGCGTACCGCTCGGGGTGAGTTCGCCGTGGTCGACGCGCCCGTGGGCGGGGGTGCCGAGCTGCGGGGCACCGCGCTGCTGCTGCCGGGGTTCACCGGGAGCAAGGAGGACTTCCACCCGCTGCACCAGCCGCTCGCGGAGCGCGGGTACCGGACCGTGGCCGTGGACGGACGCGGGCAGTTCGAGTCGGACGGGCCGACGGACGACGAGTCCGCCTACGCGCAGGAGGAGCTCGCTCGGGACGTGCTCGCGCAGGCCGAGGCGCTCGGCACGCCCGTGCATCTGCTCGGGCACTCCCTCGGCGGTCAGATCGCACGCGCCGCCGTGCTGCTCGACCACTCCCCCTTCCTCTCGCTCACCCTCATGGCGTCCGGCCCGGCCCAGATCTCCGCCTCGCAGCAGGAGCGCGTGAAACTCCTGCGCGACGCGCTCGGTGTGATGTCGATGGCCGAGGTGTGGGAGACCATGCAGGCGATGGAGCCGCCCGAGGAAACCGACACGGGCGCCGATCTCGACCCGGGCCTGGAGGACCGCGAGGACCTGCGCCGCCGCTGGCTGGGCACCAAGCCTGCCCAACTCCTCGCCACTGGGCGTCAGTTGTGCGTCGAACCGGACCGCGTCGCCGAACTGGCCGCCGTTCCCCTGCCGTTCCATGTGCTGTCGGGCTCGTTGGACGACACCTGGCCGGTGTCCCTTCTCGACGAGATGGCACTGCGGCTCGGCGCCCGCCGGACGGTCGTCGAAGGCGCCGAGCACTCCCCCAACTGCGAGCAGCCGCTCGCCACCGCCCGCGCCCTGGCCGACTTCTGGGACAGCACCGCCCCCGCCGCGCGGCCCTAG